The window TAAATGCCATCTCCAAAAACATCCAACAGTATATTTGTCCTGTGGCGGCCTCTAGTGGCCCACTGTGAGAATTCAACGCATTGAACCTCGAATGCAAAACGCTAAAATTCAAAGGGGACGCGAATTGTAAAGAATTATGTAAAGATAATAATAGTAACTTGCTATTTTCCTTTAATCTTACCACCAAACTGCAGAAACCCTCGTTTCTGTCTGACCAACAGCACGCTGGTTAAGTTAGAGAGCATGAGTAAAAGTTCCATGTCACACAGGGAAAAAATACGGCAGAGATAGCTTGATTTCATCCAGACTGGACTGCAGTTAAACCAGTTCCAGATACCATCCATATCTATACCAAGTGGCTTTCCATCCAGTTCTCGGTATGGACTCCGAGAGGGGTATTTCTGCGGTGAAGCTGGTCTTCTTGACCTGGCGTACGTGAACCACGTCATTGACGAAACACTCAGCAGTCTCTGGATGCTTTCGAGCAGTTGTACGTCTCTGCATCGTAAAAGCAACGCCACCGCGAATTTCCTCTTGCATTCATCCGAAGCTTTCCACAAACGGTGAGTGTTACCCGGCGGTTTTGGTGCAAAGACGCAAGAAGGACACATTCCGCACATTTTGAGGCATCCCTTAGCGTTGAATTCGCTCGCTGGGGTGTTTTCACGAGCTTTAACAGATTTCATGTTGATGCTGCAAAGTGGTTTGTTGCACTTCGTATTGGCTACGTTGTTGCTAGGCAGcggttttgtttatgtttttgtttgtcctcTCTCTGGAGCACAATATCGGCAGAAGACCCAATCCAGCAGGTTGCCAGGCAACAGGTTCCAAGCACCAGCAGCGAATGGGATGTTGAAAGAGATTGTGTGTGAAGTAGTGCGGTCCGAGCAGTTCACAACTTCTTAGGTCATTAATAAAACTTGCTAGATATCCACGCGATACAAgcgtgggaaaaaaaagactcctccctctgtctAACCATGTTAGTTCATGCCCTTCTTTTCAATCTGGAACACGTAGGATAATCTGACTTTTAATAAAAATCTGAAATAAGCTCATTCAGAGTAAATCGGTTTTTATGTCCATTTTTAATGCCTAATACTTACAAAGTGCGTTTTCTAGTGAACTGTAGCCTACAGATAGATACGTTTGAAGCAAAATTTACCGATGACGTACACTGTGGATCGTACATTGTGCATTGAGTTTTAAGTTTATGCATAACATTAATCTTATTACGAATGTATGAGTGATTGCTCATAGTATTGACAACAAGATCAAAGGACGAGAAAAGATTACTAAAAAACGTGCGCCgcccgggaatcgaacccgggtcgcAAGAATGGGAATCTTGCATGATACCACTACACCAGCGGCGCTCAGTGTCACAGAGAAGATGCAAGGTTTATATACTCAGTGACAAAACGCGGTCTGTGGCTTTGATATGGATATTAGACATGGTTTTGCAACAGTATTTGTAGTTGAGAAGTACTGGACGGATATGACAGAAAAGGAGCACAAAACGTATTGTTTGACTGAACGTTGCCACTTTTatttggaaaagaaaataaatgtgtaaacGCTCTTACGCTGAAAGTCAGCTATATTTACTTCCGGGGATGCCGGAAGTTGGTTTGATTCTCATGTGTGCTAAAGGCTAAAAATGACTTAGTTGAACGCTAGTCAGAGAAGTGTCAAAGGTTTATTACCGTTGTGTGTCGAATAGGTACAGaagtttatgtattttaatgtcgTTCCTCTTAGTGGTTGTATATAATATGGAtaattttccatgatgacactATTCGTTTAGATGCTAATTGAGTTATGATTGCTACATGTTGTAAAGTTGTGCTATTAGCTACAAGAGACTTAATAGCTCTATACGAAACTTCCGTTTTTCCTCTCCTATCTCACTGCATCGTATCAGCTAAACACCATCTGCAACAAGAATTAGATTAATGTTAGCCAGCAATGTATTTTGGGAAAACTTTAGCCAGTTTAGCGTGGTAACGCTAGCTACACTTCTCTGAttttgtgcacgtgtgtgtgtgagtattaATAACTCAGAATATTGATTTCTATCCACTGCCTGTAGATTATTTACTCATGTCGGACAGGGGCAACGTGGAGTGGGTTGAAACAACCGAGGAAATTGTAGAAGCAGATGAGCGCTTCCCCATTAAAAATAACTCTCCACCAGGTAACGACGAAAAAACACTCTGTATTTAAACCAGACAGATTAAATGTCTTCCCCTCCGTTTCTAAACCCGTTGTTGTTGTTCCTGTAGTGGCTCCGGCTTTGGAGCCAGCACAAACGTCAATCCAGAAGTTGCTGGGCACTTTGGGACAGGAGGAAAACCCAGAGGGTCAGAATGGCTTTTGTAAGCAAAAcacttttcttcttcatctACTTGCCTAATAAATGGTTAAATCTTGATTTATTTAGTAAGCTAAAACTGCTGAAGTCCTGAAATAAATACCTTCCCTTTCTATTCACACATCTCTCAACTTGAACAATGTGTTGCACGGTTGAACTGCTTCATTGCACATTCCATGCAATATTGTACTCACCCATATTGTAGTAGTACAATTGTATGTGGATTTGTCCAACTTTGAAATGCACTCATTAGTATGTCATGTGCATTTatgtattattttttatattcttttcaaAAGTCCTGACTAATAAAAGGCCTTACTATCTTGATAATTACCTTGTCATGCTGAAATATGTTGAAACGCATTCAATGTTTCAATTTCTTCATAATCCTTAAAATATCCCACTGCAGGGCACACCATTACTTTATGTGCATTCTAGTTAGATTATGACACATAAAGGTCTTGCTTGACTGTTACCGTTTTAAAAATTGTTTAACTGTCAGAAGGAATTATGTTGATTCAGTGCCTCTAATGTTTCTAATGTCAAGAGAAGTAATGTCAATTTTTACAGCATTCCGGAATAACGGACAGAGCAAAGACGGCTTCCTAAAGCGCTGCAGCAATGCGCTCACTACATCCTGACTGATTCATTTGATACCTTTGTCAGTTAACGCCAAGAGGGAAGAGCTCACATGTCTTGTCTGTTGCAACAGATTTTGTAATACTGCTTATGAATGAAAGCTCTCTGTATTTGCAGAAATTAAGCACACGCAGCAGCTGCTAGTTGTGGGTTGCAACACTTTTTCTGTCACTCTGATTTGATCTGCTATTAGTTGTGTACAGTTAACTTTGGCACGCGTCATATCTTTGCAGTTTAACGAGGACTCAAAGTCATTGTTTGTGGCGGTTGTTGATTGTTTGTTAAATGAAACACTTTTATTTGCCATTCAAACCTGGAAAACCAGAAGTTCAAACCACCACAGTTgcatcacaattttttttttacttgaatttAACATTCCCATGAGTCTTTGCATTAACCAGAAACTGTAACTGTCCTCAGTCAAAGTCCCCTCCTCTAGCTTCAACATGTTTACCTTGAACAGCACTTACTAGACGGTGGAGCTCTTCTTTCTTTGTATTGGAAGGCAGTTTTTGCAGAGACACCGACTCTGCGCCTCTCCCGTCTTTCCAACACTCTTCCATTAAGGTGTATGTGCAGTGTTCACAACCCTCATAGCATCCCAGAGTTAATGTTAGATACCACAGTGTACAGAGGAATTACCTAAAAGGCATCCAAGCTGAATTGTACAACTGTTCGGGAGATACCAGAAACATGTAGTTTCAGGTTTTGAAATATAAGAACAGGCGCTCCCATGAGATGCAGAAACTAAGGGTTGACATATTTTTGCAACTCACAGATCTGTAACATTTCatcatttttctttaataaatgTTACAGTACACCATATATATGTGTTCGTTAATTTGTTTTTGAGACTTTGAGAAAAATAGCATTTTCACCGTGTTCCTCTGTTTTCCTTCTTGTTTCATTTTCCAGGTTGTGAGGAATGTCTGACCCTCTTCCAGGACCAGAGCGATCCTGATAACATTCATGGCCCCTCTTTCATTCTTGACTTTCCAACAAACATGGGTGACGCACAGAGGGCCCTCCTTACTTTACCGTATGGCATGATGATAGGCAGATCTAGTATTCCCGGTGCAGGTGTTGGGGTGATAAATCAAGGACCAATAGTGTCTCCTGGAATGCATTTTGGACCATATGAGGGGGAACAGACAACAATTGAAAATGCCTTGGAAAGTGGCTTCTCCTGGGAGGTGAGATTTGACATGTTAAGCTAAAATCAACAGTGCAATACTGAGTCCTAATTAGAATAATTCTTGTTTTGCCAAGCTTATAATGTATTGATATTTAAATTTTTCTACAGATTCACAAAGGAGAAGATCAGTATGAGTACATTGATGCTGCCCAAGATTCATCCTCAAACTGGATGAGGTATTGACTTCTAAATGAATGTATCTGTTAAGTttgttcagtttagtttctaGTTAAGCCCTGTAACACCGTGCACTCCCTTGTGGTAATGACTTCTCAATGACATTTTCTCATAGACTTCTATAGAATCTGATTAATCCTTTTATAGTCCAATGTGATGCCTGTAGGCCATGACAAAGAGTACAGGTCTTAGGCACTTCGGCACTGGCTACACCTTTTAGACCTGAAGACTACATCCGTCTTTTATATGCAGTCTTTATACTCGGCCCCTtttattaatcattttttttttttgcgctcCACGTGTGTTTTTTACATGTGCAACGTTGTTCTTCTACAGGTTTGTCAACTTTGCTCGAAACAACGAAGAAGCAAACTTGTTGGCTTTTCAGTACAAAGACAACATCCTTTTTCACTGCTGCCGCACCATAAATACTGGAGATGAGCTCACAGTGTGGCCGGGCAGAAAAATGCTTGCCCATTTCAGCAAAGACTGGAACCAGAAGTGGGTTTTGAAGTTGAATGTAACAGGTACTTATTTCCAAAGTTTACTTAAAACTGGTGATTTAGAAGTGGTTATTTTTCATTGAGCTGACCGGTTTATGTTGCTTCTTTTCTAAACAGCAGAGATCGATATATCTGCAACATGTCCGGTCTTCCTGTGCTCCCACTGCCAGCTCTCCTTCACGACAGAGGTCTTCCTCCAGCGACATACAGAATactttcacctgcagcctgaaGTCGCTGAAGAAGCTGGTAATGAAAATTCCGCTTCCAGTGCTGACGCAGGTCCCTCTGCGACATCTGTGGAGGTATTATCTGTTGATTCTTTGAAGTCCAAAACATGTGACGATTGTGGGAAGGTTTTTAAGCAAATCCCTCACCTTCGGAGGCACAAACTGTCTGTCCACTCGAACAAACGCCCTTACTGCTGCCCACATTGCAGGCGAAGTTTTGGTCAAGCTTCTGGCTTAATCAGACACCAGCTTGTTCACAGAAAACAGGCTATAATTAAAGCTCAGAACCGAAGTAAGACCCCTCGGGAAACGGAGAGCTTATGTCCAAAGGCAGAACTTTTAAAAGCTGCAGAACCGACCGCATCTGAGGAAACGGCGGAGACTAATGTCGCTGAGAATCTGCAAGACTCAAAGAAGTCATGTGCAAAGAAGAGCTTTGCCAATGAAACGGCTTTCAAAAAACACAAGGCAACTGTCCATGAGAAGTTGCGTCCTTACGTCTGTGCGTTGTGTCAGAAATGCTTTGGCCAGTACCACGACCTGAACAGGCACCTGCAGAGTCATCAAAAGGAGAATGACAGGAGGGAAAAAATGGATAAGGGTCCAGAGGGCTCTGCCACAATGCCCTTTAGCTGTGCTGAATGCTCGGTAACCTTCTCCTCAGTGGATTCCCTGCAGCTGCACATAAATGAGCTGCACACAGAGGATACCTCAGGTGAAGATCAACAGGACGGTTCACTCCCTGCTGTTGCCAGTGTAGACTCAGTCCACCCTCATCTTTCTCACAGGCCTCAGCGTCTCAGAGCAAGATCTAAAGTTTCTGCCATAACCAAGCTCATAGCACCTAAACGCAAAACAGCCATTCTTGCTCAGACTGAGAGGAGCTCCATTGAGCCAGAGGCACCTCCTGTCAAAAATGCAAAGTCAGTCAAATACAGATGGTTTAGCTGCAATCACTGCAAACAAACATATGGAAATCCAGATGACCTCAAAGCACACAAGTGCTCCTCAAAACAGCTGAAGTGTGAACAGTGCGAGGAAACCTTTGATGATCCGGATTCCCTGAAAAGTCATGAGGAGGTGGCACACGTAAATGCAAAACCTTACAGCTGTGACCGCTGCAGCAAAGATTTCTCCACATCTGGCAAACTTAAACAGCATCAGAAAAGCAACTCGTGTGTGAAGTATCACTGCTCATCTGAGCTGTTCCCATGCTCCTTCTGTCAGTTTTCCTTCACCATGAAGAGCTACCTTATCAAACACATCAAAAGGCACCACCCTGTCGAGTTTCTGACGCACTGCGATCCCGACGGCCTCGTGGATCCgctggaggagaaggagggggaatACGTATGTCCGCATTGTAGAATGAACTGTGCAAATGCCAAGGCTTTCAAGTCTCATACTTGTTTTAGGCAGTTAAAGGTTTTGTACTTGTGCACCGACTGCGGAAAGGGCTTCACAAACCACTACGGTCTGAAGCAGCATCAGCGTATTCACACGGGCGAGAAACCATACAGCTGCCCACACTGCAGTAAGAGCTTCTCATACGTCGGCCAGCTAAATGTGCACCTCAGGACTCACACCGGGGAGAAGCCTTACCTGTGCACCCACTGCGGGGAGAGCTTTCGGCAGTCGGGAGACCTGAAGAGACACGAAAGGAAGCACACCGGCGTGAGGCCGTACAGCTGCTCCGAATGCAGCAAGAGCTTCAGCCGCCCGCAGAGTCTCAAAGCTCACCAGATGCTGCACTTAGGACAGAGAATGTTCAAATGCAGCCAATGCGGGAAGAGCTTTTCCAGAAACTATCACCTCAGGAGACACCATCAGAAGATGCACACGTAGTCTGGATGCTATCTCAGGACTATAGGAATACAGTAAAAGAGCTCGAATTGTTGCCGGATGCTCTCAATGCTCTTTACAAGTTGCAGAGAACTTTTGAATGTTTTGTAAATAGTATTTAACATTGTTTGTGTGTTCACTTCCAAACAATTtgtgtttgaaaataaattcaTGTTATACattcagttgattttttttttttttttttttttgcaactgaCAGAACaagcaaaaacacaaaaggtAAACAGAATGCTTCTTTTCTCGGTGTTATGTTGCtgtgaaataaagaagaaaagaaaaaaaagtcactgtTGACCATTTATTCCACAAAACATACAATGCAAAGCGTGTGCACTGTACAAGCCTTAATATTATGAAAATAGTCATAACCATGCCGCTTTTTTAAATTAAGTAATcctagatttttcttttcagtcatcCAGATCTACCACTTTTTACATGACA of the Odontesthes bonariensis isolate fOdoBon6 chromosome 23, fOdoBon6.hap1, whole genome shotgun sequence genome contains:
- the prdm9 gene encoding histone-lysine N-methyltransferase PRDM9, producing MSDRGNVEWVETTEEIVEADERFPIKNNSPPVAPALEPAQTSIQKLLGTLGQEENPEGQNGFCCEECLTLFQDQSDPDNIHGPSFILDFPTNMGDAQRALLTLPYGMMIGRSSIPGAGVGVINQGPIVSPGMHFGPYEGEQTTIENALESGFSWEIHKGEDQYEYIDAAQDSSSNWMRFVNFARNNEEANLLAFQYKDNILFHCCRTINTGDELTVWPGRKMLAHFSKDWNQKWVLKLNVTAEIDISATCPVFLCSHCQLSFTTEVFLQRHTEYFHLQPEVAEEAGNENSASSADAGPSATSVEVLSVDSLKSKTCDDCGKVFKQIPHLRRHKLSVHSNKRPYCCPHCRRSFGQASGLIRHQLVHRKQAIIKAQNRSKTPRETESLCPKAELLKAAEPTASEETAETNVAENLQDSKKSCAKKSFANETAFKKHKATVHEKLRPYVCALCQKCFGQYHDLNRHLQSHQKENDRREKMDKGPEGSATMPFSCAECSVTFSSVDSLQLHINELHTEDTSGEDQQDGSLPAVASVDSVHPHLSHRPQRLRARSKVSAITKLIAPKRKTAILAQTERSSIEPEAPPVKNAKSVKYRWFSCNHCKQTYGNPDDLKAHKCSSKQLKCEQCEETFDDPDSLKSHEEVAHVNAKPYSCDRCSKDFSTSGKLKQHQKSNSCVKYHCSSELFPCSFCQFSFTMKSYLIKHIKRHHPVEFLTHCDPDGLVDPLEEKEGEYVCPHCRMNCANAKAFKSHTCFRQLKVLYLCTDCGKGFTNHYGLKQHQRIHTGEKPYSCPHCSKSFSYVGQLNVHLRTHTGEKPYLCTHCGESFRQSGDLKRHERKHTGVRPYSCSECSKSFSRPQSLKAHQMLHLGQRMFKCSQCGKSFSRNYHLRRHHQKMHT